AGATGATGATATTTACCATTCCTGGAAAGGTTTCTACCAAAGCTCCAGCACCGCCAAAAGCAAAATTAGCTCCATAGGTAAATTGATTGTTACTATTGCTTGGTTGTAGATTTGGTGGGATCAGTGGTAACCATGCGTTCTCAGCTGTCACGTTTATTGAAAGTAAACGagtaaatagttttttttttttacatcttaaatgagtataaaaatttatatatattttgttacctATGAAATCGGTAATCAAACGTCCGTCAGAGACTCTTCCGGTTGGAAATTTGAAAGTGGTTTGACCGTACGGAAAGAAATTTGATTGGAAAGCTGTATTATTATTGATGTATTTGTAGTTTCCGGCATCGAACAGAGAATCTCCGAACACGAACAAAGCAACTTGGTTTGTGACGTGATTGTTATTCTTCTCTGTGCAGTTGATTGAGCTTATCGATAAGACTATTGTGTAGAGGAACATGATGATAAAAAATAGTTGAGAGCTTTCCATAGTTTATTAGGGACACAAAAGTATTCGATATGTATTGTGacagttatatatatgttttctaacaTGTGGAAAAATGTTATTGTGTCCAAGTTGTTTTTCTCAAGCATAGATACTTTTCAAATGCAGGACTTTTTAGTGAAATGCACATGCTGTCTTATAGATGGAAAAGTATGAAGTTGACCAAGATAAGTTCAGTAGACTTTCTAAATGCCCATGCATTGTTTGAACAATTTGAAACCATgcatatcaataaaaaaaagtttgtttacaAAAAACAATTCTAATTGTTTAGGAGAAcataattgaaattattttgaaGACCAACAACTTTCTAATTGCTTGAGATTCTTGATGCTTCCATCCACCTAGGTAATCTTTTTCTTCTGAATCCACAGACTATGTTTGTAGAGATTTTAGCTGGTTGCTAATTCGATAATGAATCTAATTTGCTAACGCTCGTGCGAAGATTAAACTTGTAATCTATATCCTTTCATTGAGAGTTGACTCAACATGTTCCGCTTGCTAAAAAGTACTCTAACCAATTGAGTTTTTTCTTAagatcaaaaaattattttattacttgAATTTGAATTGATATGGAAAATCAattggaaatataaaaaaaaaatcaataagaaACAACTTAAGATTCGAAATCTAGGATTTTTAGCTAACTTGTATTCCACCccacaaacatataaaattgaaatgaaaAAGTGTATTTAATCTCTAGAATTCTTTTAGCTTCGTGGAAAAGTTGTGTCGAACTCTAGGTTATCAACTGAGCTATGAAAGACTTTTGCTATAGAGATATCATATCACTAATCATCCATCcaccttattattattattttaaacacAAAGTATATTACTTATAAACAAGCTTAGATAAGATATATATCaatctcatctttttttttgtttacatatatatCAATCTCATCTTTATTTCATAGACATACATCGGTAATTTAATTAAGCTCAAATAAAGCTTTGAGATTGTACGGTCTAGTGACATTAGGCGGTCCACTCCATACCAGCTCTGCGATTTGTTGATGTGCCTTCTCTGTCAAATGTGATGAATCGAAAAACAAGTAATCGTTAACATTTTCGCATAATTCGTAACTTTGTCCCATTCGGCCTCCACAAGTATTGATTCCTCTAAATGGTCCGCTTCCACAACATCCCATCTGCCCGACTTTAAACCcttcaaaacaaacaaataaaacacaaaGCTTTCAAAAATCTACTAAAGATCAGtctcttatataaatataagtacCATGTAGCTTTAGTTACCATATTTAGAAGGATTGTTAATTCTATCCAACAAAGAAGTGTGATAGTCGTGAAGAGCATATCTAAATCCGGAAAGTTCACGTTGTAGCCGGTTTAAAGCATCCGGAAACTTCTTATTGTGCAAATTGATCAGCTCAGCGACTGGTTTGGAACAAGATCCTATGTTTGTTGGGTCCAAGAGCAACGAGGGTGGTGCACACTCGTATGCTCCCATATTCAAGAATCCAAACTTCCTTCCTCCCATTTTATACACTTCCTgtgaaacaaaacatatatctcTTGTTGTATAGACCAAAAGCTAATAAACTTGAGATcagtttttctgtttttgttttaccTCGAGCACGGATGTCGTGTTACCAATAACAAAATCAACGAATCTCTCTTTGGTATTGGATTGGAAAAGTGAAGAGTTTGCCACCAAGGGAAAAAATAAATCGTTGCTTCCGATACTAAACATATAAACAGCTCTTGAGAAAATCTTTTTGGCCTCTGCATCTCCTAGTGCAGATCTCAAGCTCCTTTCCACGTTCCTGAAGCTATTTAACTGTGTTCCCAAATCTATCACCTagaatttttaatacaaaaagaGAGAGTTTAGTCAAACCTTATGTCTACCCtttctatttcaatttaaagttaataatatattttctgtttcagaataaatattgttttaaaatttcaacgtAACTTCTTTATAACAAATATTTAGTCATATATATTCCTAATTAGTgatcaatataaaattatgcAATAcataaagaaaatcaaaaaaattactttttgtaAAGACTGATTTTTTGGCTATTATTCGcgtgaaaaatattaaaacaaaattaacaaaaaaaagctgAATATATCATTTTAGTTAATATAAAAGAAAGCACAAAATACTAAAGcgatatattttcaaataaaatggaatagtaaaaattaatgatatttaccATTCCGGGAAAGGTTTCTACCAAAGCTCCAGCACCAGCAGAAGCAAAATTAACTCCATAGGTCAACTGACTGTTACTGTTGCCTGGTTGTAGATTTGGTGGGATCAACGGTAACCATGCCTTCTCAGctgttaaaaaaattgtgttaaaAATATACTAGCTAGAAACAAAATTAGTAAaagtatatttatgtttttttttattgttaccGATGAAATCGGTAATCAAGCGTCCGTCAGAAACTCTTCCAGTAGGAACCTTGAAAAAGGTTTGACCATATGGAAAGAAATTGGATCGGGTGGTAGTATTGATATAGTTGTTGTTTCCGACATCGAACAGAGAATCTCCGAACACGAACAAAGCAGCTTGGTTCGTGACGAGATTGTTATTATTCTCTTTGCAGTTGATTGAGCTTATCGATAAGATGATTGTGTAGAGGAACAAGATGGTTGAAAATAGTCGAGAGCTTTTCATAATTTATTAGGGATACAAAAGTATTTGATATGTTTTCTGTAAGTGACAGCTTTGATTTATATACGTTTTCGAAACGCCTCTATTCCACAGTTTGCTATTCCacaaaagtatttttattttttttggaaaaagttACTGTGATCAAATTGTTTTTCTCAAGTATAATTTTCAAATGCACGACTTTGAAAAGTATGAAGCTGACCAAAAGAAGTTCAATAACTTTCTAAATGCCTATGCATTGTCTATTCCATCTAACCTAGAAAGAAAAAcgagataagaaacaaaaaatctaaaaataaattcCAAATTGCTGTAAAAATATAAGGGTTTAAAATATGGTTGCGTGATCTGAATAATGTGGCCataatagtttttagttttttttttcccctttTGATTGAGTATATGTTTGACAAGTTAGATGATAATATTTTCCCCTCTACATCGATGACAAGACAACAACAATTGAAACCATATATGAG
The sequence above is drawn from the Brassica napus cultivar Da-Ae chromosome A8, Da-Ae, whole genome shotgun sequence genome and encodes:
- the LOC106436185 gene encoding GDSL esterase/lipase 3, which encodes MKSSRLFSTILFLYTIILSISSINCKENNNNLVTNQAALFVFGDSLFDVGNNNYINTTTRSNFFPYGQTFFKVPTGRVSDGRLITDFIAEKAWLPLIPPNLQPGNSNSQLTYGVNFASAGAGALVETFPGMVIDLGTQLNSFRNVERSLRSALGDAEAKKIFSRAVYMFSIGSNDLFFPLVANSSLFQSNTKERFVDFVIGNTTSVLEEVYKMGGRKFGFLNMGAYECAPPSLLLDPTNIGSCSKPVAELINLHNKKFPDALNRLQRELSGFRYALHDYHTSLLDRINNPSKYGFKVGQMGCCGSGPFRGINTCGGRMGQSYELCENVNDYLFFDSSHLTEKAHQQIAELVWSGPPNVTRPYNLKALFELN